The window caacaattttgtgccaagtttagcccataaagtcttccaaaagtaactcaagaattttacatcgcgaccagaaacaacagtcctaggcatgccatgcaacctaacgacttctctaaagaacaaatccgcaatatttgaagcatcatcggttttatgacaagctataaaatgtgccatcttagagaatctatctacaacaaaaaaaatagaatcccttcccttcttagtcctagtcgacctcgaaataaaatccatagaaatgtcaatccaagttctttttaagaatagcccgcaaaagtgttcccaaagttttattgacaacttcagttggtccatccgtttgaggatgacaagtagtagaaaacaacaattttgtgccaagtttagcccataaagtcttccaaaagtaactcaagaatttaatatcgcgatcagaaacaatagtcctaggcacgccatgcaacctaacgacttctctaaagaacatatccgcaatgtttgaagcatcatcagttttatgacaaactataaaatgtgccatcttagagaatctatccacaacaacaaaaataaaatccctccccttcttagtcctaggcaaccctaaaataaagtccatagaaatgtcaatccaagttctttttaagaatagcacgcaaaagtgttcccaaagttctattgacaacttcagtttgtccatccgtttgaggatgacaagtagtagaaaacaacaattttgtgccaagtttagcccataaagtcttccaatagtaactaaagaatttaacatcgcgaccagaaacaatagtcctaggcatgccatgcaacctaacgacttctctaaagaacaaatccgcaatgtttgaagcatcatcgttttatgacaagctataaaatgtgccatcttagagaatctatccacaacaacaaaaatagaatccctccccttctttgtcttaggcgaccccaaaataaagtccatagaaatgtcaatccaagttctttttaagaatagcacgcaaaagtgttcccaaagttctattgacaacttcagtttgctcatccgtttgaggatgacaagtagtagaaaacaacaattttgtgccaagtttagcccataaagtcttccaaaagtaactcaagaatttaacatcgcgaccagaaacaatagtcctaggcactccatgcaacctaacgacttctttaaagaacaaatccgcaatgtttgaagcatcatcggttttatgacaagctataaaatgtgccatcttagagaatctatccacaacaacaaaaatagaatccctccccttcttagtcctaggcaaccccaaaataaagtccatagaaatgtcaatccaagttctttttaaaaatagcacgaaaaaatgttcccaaagttctattgacaactacagtttgtccatccgtttgaggatgacaagtagtagaaaacaacaattttgtgccaagtttagcccataaagtcttccaatagtaactaaagaatttaacatcgcgaccagaaacaatagtcctaggcatgccatgcaacctaacgacttctctaaagtacaaatctgcaatgtttgaagcatcatcggttttatgacaagctataaaatgtgccatcttagagaatctatcaacaacaacaaaaatagaatccctccccttctttgtcttaggcgaccccaaaataaagtccatagaaatgtcaatccaagttctttttaagaatagcacacaaaggtgttcccaaagttctattaacaacttaagtttgtccatccgtttgaggatgacaagtagtagaaaacaacaattttgtgccaagtttagcccataaagtcttccaaaagtaactcaagaatttaacatcgcgaccagaaacaatagtagtcctaggcactctatgcaacctaacgacttctctaaagaacaaatccgcaatgtttgaagcatcatcggttttatgacaagctataaaatgtgctgtaACGTCTGAAAAACCAACATACGTAAACCTCATgtatgcaaaattattttaattgcttaattattttatttaattgcttttaaatgctagcatgatgtttattatatgattaaatgtataattgcatgattaaatgattatatgacatgtttcatgaaaataaagattttaCCCGAGGGcatttatgtttccgcactagtttattagatttatgatttaaagatttATGTTCATGAGTTTagtagagatatttttatgctttatttattattattgatcTTTTCCAATATCGATTTAGGAAGTTTTGATTAGGAgatgatttaggattttgtTTTATACACTTGAGATTTAAATggttaaattattatgattcatgattatgttaaaatattttattaagtaatttagaatttatgatttaaggttataaaaaaacaaaaaatcgaggtcgtttcagttggtatcagagccaggttttcccAAAAGGGTTGTGTACTTTCACTtcgagaagctcaagaagtcacgcctcaaatatgtgagtttttactgttttatattttatatgcttaaaattcttttaaatgtttatatgaTACATGTTATACATGTTAGTTGCATGTTGCatgaagcaaaaaaaaaaatttaaatgcatgttggttacgtggttTGGACGACGTATACAGAGATGCCTCCTAGAAGGAATGTGCTTAGGACTGATGAGGGTAGACAGGAGGAGGATATCCCACAGCCTCCACCTGGTCAGGATGCTAGTGCCCGTGTACTAGCCGGTATGGCCCGTTTCTTTGAGCAACACGTAGGGAATGGAGCAATGGGTAGGCCAGAGCCAGTATATGAGCGTTTCAGGAGGATGCACCCCGATGAGTTCCATGGCACTACTGATCCATTTatggctgagggatggattagaTCATTAGAGGTAATATTTCGTTATATGGACATGGCGGACGCCGATCGCGTTCGATGTACTATCTACCTGTTGAAAGGCGACGCTTCgttatggtgggagggagcggAGCGAGGAGTGAATATGGCGACTTTGACTTGGGAAGGATTCAAGAGagtgttctatgacaagtacttcacCTCCGATGTTCGTTCTAGGCTtaagagagagtttatgagtctccgtCAGGGGGATTGGACTGTTGCCGAGTTTGTGCAGAAGTTTGATAGGGGATGTCACTTTATGCCCTTGATTGCCAATGATGCTGCTGAAAAATTACGACATTTTCTAGATGGTTTGAGGCCGACTATCCGACGCGATGTGATACTTGTCGATCCTGCTGATTATACTACCGCCGTTGCCAGGGCTCTTAGAGCCGAGCAGTCATTGAAGGATATCGATTGGGAGATGCAGCGAAAGAGGAACCGTGCTCAGCAAGCTAATCAGAGTAATAAGAAGCCTCATACGGGACCTTCTAAGCAACCAGAACCACCAAAACCACAAGGACAACCACCTAAAGGAAATGTTCGGAAAGGTGAGGAAAAACCActttgcaaggagtgcaatcgtCCACATTATGGAAAGTGCATGTGGGGCACCTTCAAGTGCTTCAAGTGCGGGGAGTTGGGACAAAAGGCTGCGGATTGCACCAAGCCTAGGCAACCCATGACCGGAAGAGTCTATGTGATGCAAGCTACAGAAGATGAGACAGAGCCGACACTACACTGATTTCGAGGTAACCTAGCTGTTTAACATTTTTCTATGCTCttcttgcatgaaatgttaaattgggtGATGGGATTTGATTGGGATATTGAATAACTTAGAGGAAAATAGGATGCATGCGCTACTTGAGCTAGACTTAGGAGTCGACAttgagaatttttgggttagaAATGCAAATTTCAAGATTTTGAGGACCGAATCGACGAGTAAGATTCGAGTTAGAGGTTAAGTTTGAGATGGGTAACGGAATTTAAGCTTGCAATCATCAAGTCAAggaaaatttcgaggacgaaattcaatttaagggggggagaattaTAACGTCTGAAAAACCAACATACGTAAACCtcatgcatgcaaaattattttaattgcttaattattttatttaattgcttttaaatgctagcatgatgtttattatacgattaaatgtataattgcatgattaaatgattatatgacatgtttcatgaaaataaagattttaCCCGAGagcctttatgtttccgcactagtttattagatttatgatttaaagatttATGTTCATGAGTTTagtagagatatttttatgctttatttattATTAGTGATCTTTTCCAATATCGATTTAGGAAGTTTTGGTTAGGAgatgatttaggattttgtTTTATACACTTGAGATTTAAATggttaaattattatgattcatgattatgttaaaatattttattaagtaatttagaatttatgatttaaggttataaaaaaaaaaaaaaaatcgaggtcgtttcatgtgccatcttagagaatctatccacaacaataaaaatagaatccctccccttcttagtcctaggcaaccccaaaataaagtccatagaaatgtcaatccaagttctttttaagaatagcacgcaaaagtgttcccaaagttttattgacaacttcagtttgtccatccgttttaggatgacaagtagtagaaaacaacaattttgtgccaagtttagcccataaagtcttccaaaagtaactcaagaattttacatcgcgaccagaaacaacagtcctaggcatgccatgcaacctaacgacttctctaaagaacaaatccgcaatatttgaagcatcatcggttttatgacaagctataaaatgtgccatcttagagaatctatctacaacaaaaaaaatagaatcccttcccttcttagtcctagtcgacctcgaaataaaatccatagaaatgtcaatccaagttctttttaagaatagcccgcaaaagtgttcccaaagttttattgacaacttcagttggtccatccgtttgaggatgacaagtagtagaaaacaacaattttgtgccaagtttagcccataaagtcttccaaaagtaactcaagaatttaatatcgcgatcagaaacaatagtcctaggcacgccatgcaacctaacgacttctctaaagaacatatccgcaatgtttgaagcatcatcagttttatgacaaactataaaatgtgccatcttagagaatctatccacaacaacaaaaataaaatccctccccttcttagtcctaggcaaccctaaaataaagtccatagaaatgtcaatccaagttctttttaagaatagcacgcaaaagtgttcccaaagttctattgacaacttcagtttgtccatccgtttgaggatgacaagtagtagaaaacaacaattttgtgccaagtttagcccataaagtcttccaatagtaactaaagaatttaacatcgcgaccagaaacaatagtcctaggcatgccatgcaacctaacgacttctctaaagaacaaatccgcaatgtttgaagcatcatcgtttttatgacaagctataaaatgtgccatcttagagaatctatccacaacaacaaaaatagaatccctccccttctttgtcttaggcgaccccaaaataaagtccatagaaatgtcaatccaagttctttttaagaatagcacgcaaaagtgttcccaaagttctattgacaacttcagtttgctatccgtttgaggatgacaagtagtagaaaacaacaattttgtgccaagtttagcccataaagtcttccaaaagtaactcaagaatttaacatcgcgaccagaaacaatagtcctaggcactccatgcaacctaacgacttctttaaagaacaaatccgcaatgtttgaagcatcatcggttttatgacaagctataaaatgtgccatcttagagaatctatccacaacaacaaaaatagaatccctccccttcttagtcctaggcaaccccaaaataaagtccatagaaatgtcaatccaagttctttttaaaaatagcacgaaaaaatgttcccaaagttctattgacaactacagtttgtccatccgtttgaggatgacaagtagtagaaaacaacaattttgtgccaagtttagcccataaagtcttccaatagtaactaaagaatttaacatcgcgaccagaaacaatagtcctaggcatgccatgcaacctaacgacttctctaaagtacaaatctgcaatgtttgaagcatcatcggttttatga of the Primulina eburnea isolate SZY01 unplaced genomic scaffold, ASM2296580v1 ctg1081, whole genome shotgun sequence genome contains:
- the LOC140820502 gene encoding uncharacterized protein, with translation MPPRRNVLRTDEGRQEEDIPQPPPGQDASARVLAGMARFFEQHVGNGAMGRPEPVYERFRRMHPDEFHGTTDPFMAEGWIRSLEVIFRYMDMADADRVRCTIYLLKGDASLWWEGAERGVNMATLTWEGFKRVFYDKYFTSDVRSRLKREFMSLRQGDWTVAEFVQKFDRGCHFMPLIANDAAEKLRHFLDGLRPTIRRDVILVDPADYTTAVARALRAEQSLKDIDWEMQRKRNRAQQANQSNKKPHTGPSKQPEPPKPQGQPPKGNVRKGEEKPLCKECNRPHYGKCMWGTFKCFKCGELGQKAADCTKPRQPMTGRVYVMQATEDETEPTLH